A genomic region of Arvicola amphibius chromosome 7, mArvAmp1.2, whole genome shotgun sequence contains the following coding sequences:
- the LOC119820031 gene encoding olfactory receptor 1361-like, protein MATKNRTEVTEFVLLGLSSRPEMQPVIFGIVLVMYLMAVMGNTLLVLVACSDPKLQTPMYFLLSQLSLTDISLTTITVPQMLVHTLSVNRSISYNRCMIQLFFFMAVGSMEGHLLAAMAYDRYVAICDPLRYSATVSHNLCLRITLTSWVVVSLNSLLYSLLVTRLTFCDNQVTHFFCDITPLLKLSCTQPVVNEILIFTEGVAVVVSPFFFILGSYVCIGVAIARMHSVAALSKALSTCSSHILVVLLLYGSVIRMYLKPSSSYHLDQDRQVAIFYTVVTPMLNPLIYSLRNQEVKGALRRFFRKLCISGSFQPDSQANEECQYTS, encoded by the coding sequence ATGGCCACTAAGAACAGAACAGAAGTGACTGAATTTGTGTTGTTGGGCTTATCCAGCAGGCCAGAGATGCAGCCAGTTATTTTTGGAATTGTCCTAGTCATGTACCTGATGGCAGTTATGGGAAATACTCTACTAGTACTTGTTGCTTGTTCAGACCCCAAGCTTCAGACCCCCATGTATTTCCTTCTCAGCCAACTTTCCTTGACTGACATATCTCTAACAACCATCACGGTTCCTCAGATGTTGGTGCACACACTGTCTGTGAATAGAAGCATTTCCTATAACCGCTGTATGATACAGCTGTTCTTCTTTATGGCAGTGGGCAGCATGGAAGGCCACTTACTGGCTGCCATGGCTTATGACCGCTATGTTGCCATCTGTGACCCTTTAAGATACTCTGCCACTGTCAGTCATAACCTCTGTCTACGAATAACATTGACCTCATGGGTTGTGGTCAGCCTTAACAGTCTCCTGTACAGTTTGTTGGTCACTCGATTAACCTTCTGTGACAACCAGGTCACTCACTTCTTCTGTGACATCACTCCTCTGCTGAAGCTCTCCTGCACTCAACCGGTGGTCAATGAAATCTTAATCTTCACTGAGGGTGTAGCTGTGGTGGTCAGTCCCTTCTTCTTCATTTTGGGGTCCTATGTCTGCATAGGTGTTGCTATAGCCCGCATGCATTCAGTTGCTGCCCTGAGCAAAGCTCTGTCCACCTGCAGTTCTCACATTTTGGTTGTGTTGCTCTTGTATGGCTCTGTGATTCGCATGTACCTCAAGCCGTCCTCTAGCTATCACTTAGACCAGGATCGCCAGGTGGCCATCTTCTACACAGTAGTCACTCCTATGTTAAATCCACTAATCTACAGCCTCAGGAACCAGGAAGTTAAAGGAGCTCTACGGAGGTTTTTTAGGAAACTTTGCATCTCAGGAAGCTTCCAGCCTGACTCTCAGGCAAACGAAGAATGCCAATACACATCCTGA